The Glycine soja cultivar W05 chromosome 3, ASM419377v2, whole genome shotgun sequence genome window below encodes:
- the LOC114405051 gene encoding uncharacterized protein LOC114405051, giving the protein MDRSWMRASRITAEYGTGVEQFLQFTEMHAPSLRGKYFCPCVKCANGRHQTLSEIRSHLICHGMIPNYTNWIWHGELPDNPTLSHTEAIDVDTGCRIEEMIRDLGQDGFRQAHAPLYDKIENDSKTPLYSGCTTFTRLSAVLALVNLKARFGWSDKSFTELLVLLKKLLPEDNTLPKSQYEAKKILCPMGMEYQKIHACPNDCILYRNEYAKMRTCPTCGVSRYKVKNHEESDVATAENSHPAKVCWYLPIIPRFRRLFANRYDAKQLMWHVEGRKIDGLLRHPADCPQWKAFDALYPDFGNETRNLRLGLASDGMNPFGNLSTSHSSWPVLLMIYNLPPWLCMKRKYIMLCMMIAGPRQPGNDIDVYLAPLIEDLRTMWEHGVDVWDGNLQETFRLRAMVFCTINDFPAYGNLSGYSVKGHHACPICEKNTSFVQLKHGKKTVYTRHRRFLNQFHPYRRLKKAFNGSQENESAPKPLNGKEVHDRVNDIITIFGKTQKKTSSETNIWKKRSIFFELPYWFDLDVRHCKTKDGLKCRQDLVDMGIREQLHPIAKAIRGILPDKVRVAITRLCFVFNAICSKVIDPARLDELENEAAILGDPVVVLYFGHSIGF; this is encoded by the exons atggatcgaagttggatgagaGCATCACGCATCACTGCTGAGTATGGGACTGGGGTGGAACAGTTTCTCCAATTTACCGAAATGCATGCCCCCTCCTTGCGCGGCAAATATTTTTGTCCATGTGTAAAATGTGCAAATGGTAGACACCAGACGCTAAGTGAGATAAGATCACATCTAATATGTCACGGGATGATTCCAAATTACACAAACtggatatggcatggggaaTTGCCAGACAATCCAACATTGTCTCACACTGAGGCAATCGATGTAGATACGGGTTGTCGTATAGAAGAAATGATTCGCGACTTAGGGCAGGATGGTTTTCGGCAAGCACATGCTCCTTTGTATGACAAAATAGAGAATGATTCAAAGACTCCTTTGTATTCTGGGTGCACAACATTCACAAGGTTGTCAGCGGTCTTAGCTTTAGTCAACTTGAAGGCACGATTTGGCTGGAGTGACAAGAGCTTTACTGAATTGCTAGTGTTATTGAAAAAGTTGCTTCCTGAAGATAACACGTTGCCAAAGAGTCAATACGAGGCGAAGAAGATCTTATGTCCAATGGGAATGGAGTACCAGAAAATCCATGCATGCCcaaatgattgcatattgtataGAAATGAGTATGCAAAAATGCGCACATGCCCAACATGTGGTGTATCCCGCTACAAGGTCAAAAACCATGAAGAGAGTGATGTTGCAACCGCAGAGAACAGTCATCCAGCAAAGGTTTgctggtatcttccaataataccaaggtttagGCGATTGTTTGCTAATAGATATGATGCAAAACAGTTGATGTGGCATGTTGAAGGCAGAAAAATTGATGGATTGCTCCGACATCCGGCTGATTGTCCGCAATGGAAGGCATTCGATGCTTTGTATCCTGATTTTGGGAATGAGACCAGAAATCTAAGGCTTGGTCTTGCCTCCGATGGAATGAACCCTTTTGGTAACTTAAGCACCAGTCACAGTTCATGGCCTGTTTTGTTGATGATTTATAAccttcctccttggttgtgcatgaaacGGAAGTACATAATGCTTTGCATGATGATAGCAGGACCAAGACAGCCCGGTAATGATATTGACGTGTATCTAGctccgttgattgaagacctaCGAACAATGTGGGAACACGGGGTAGATGTTTGGGATGGGAATTTGCAGGAGACCTTTAGGTTGCGTGCAATGGTTTTTTGTACCAtaaatgactttccagcatatggaaaTTTAAGTGGTTACAGTGTGAAAGGCCATCACGCATGTCCTATATGTGAGAAAAATACAAGTTTCGTCCAACTAAAACATGGAAAGAAAACAGTATACACAAGGCATCGAAGATTTCTGAACCAGTTCCATCCATATCGACGATTGAAGAAAGCTTTCAATGGATCTCAAGAAAATGAAAGTGCGCCAAAACCGTTAAATGGTAAAGAAGTACATGATCGTGTCAACGACATCATAACTATCTTTGGGAAGACGCAAAAGAAAACCAGTAGTGAGACAAACATCTGGAAGaaaaggtccattttctttgagcTTCCTTATTGGTTTGATcttgatgttagacatt gcaagacaaaggatggtttgaagTGTCGTCAAGACTTGGTTGACATGGGTATACGGGAGCAGTTACATCCAATAGCAAAAG CAATTCGGGGAATCTTGCCTGACAAAGTTCGGGTTGCCATAACTCGTCTATGCTTTGTTTTtaatgctatatgtagcaaagtcattgacccTGCAAGATTGGATGAATTGGAGAATGAGGCTGCCATT tTAGGAGATCCGGTTGTGGTCCTGTATTTTGGTcatagtatagggttttag